The following proteins are encoded in a genomic region of Thermus sp. LT1-2-5:
- a CDS encoding IS256 family transposase codes for MDQDSLRTLLREAVRETVTEVLQFLLEADRAAFLREHGGRKNGHYPRKLETPFKIRAKPVTGQVELAIPRDREGRYYPSFLHPYARRQVDVGEVAVALYAAGVSQRKAAEVLSLLLGHRYTHETVSAITDGVLEKVEAFRQRPLPEEMAFVYLDGFFLKVLWEGEGVERASVYVALGITPSGERQVLGFWLLPSENALAWEGVLRELRGRGLWRVLLFVADGLPGIEEAIRRVYPQAQWQRCVVHMVRSGLSQVRSRDRALLAQELRGVYGAGSREEALQALERSREVWGARYPSLVAAWWGDSGALLRFYEYPEVLWPYLRSTNLMERFIREVRRGTKVRDYKFPRPEAVFKLLYLEGERQEGRWGERKLKGFAEARETLERMLEERYAPRTQTLTHKS; via the coding sequence ATGGACCAGGATAGCCTGCGGACGCTTTTGAGGGAAGCGGTGAGGGAGACGGTGACCGAGGTCTTGCAGTTCCTGCTGGAAGCTGACCGAGCCGCCTTCTTGCGGGAACACGGGGGCCGCAAGAACGGCCACTACCCCCGTAAGCTGGAGACCCCCTTCAAGATACGGGCTAAGCCCGTGACTGGCCAGGTGGAACTGGCCATCCCCCGGGATCGGGAAGGGCGGTACTACCCCAGCTTTCTCCATCCCTACGCCCGCCGCCAGGTGGATGTGGGTGAAGTAGCGGTGGCTCTGTACGCCGCCGGCGTTTCTCAAAGGAAAGCCGCTGAGGTGTTGAGCCTGCTTCTGGGCCACCGCTACACCCACGAGACCGTGAGCGCCATCACCGACGGGGTGCTGGAGAAGGTGGAGGCCTTCCGCCAAAGGCCCCTTCCCGAGGAGATGGCCTTCGTCTACCTGGACGGCTTCTTCCTGAAGGTCCTGTGGGAGGGGGAAGGGGTGGAGCGGGCGTCGGTCTACGTGGCCCTGGGCATCACCCCTTCCGGAGAGCGGCAGGTCCTGGGCTTCTGGCTCTTGCCCTCGGAAAACGCCCTCGCCTGGGAGGGGGTTCTGAGGGAGCTGCGGGGGCGGGGTCTCTGGCGGGTGCTGCTTTTCGTCGCCGATGGCCTGCCCGGGATAGAGGAGGCCATCCGCCGGGTCTACCCCCAGGCCCAGTGGCAGCGGTGCGTGGTGCACATGGTGCGTTCCGGCCTTTCCCAGGTGCGGTCGCGGGACCGGGCCCTTTTGGCCCAGGAGTTGCGGGGGGTGTACGGGGCGGGGAGCCGGGAGGAGGCCCTCCAAGCCCTGGAGCGGTCCAGGGAGGTGTGGGGGGCGAGGTACCCTTCCCTGGTGGCGGCCTGGTGGGGGGACTCGGGGGCCTTGCTGCGGTTTTACGAGTATCCCGAGGTCTTGTGGCCGTATCTTCGCAGCACCAATCTGATGGAGCGGTTTATTCGGGAAGTGAGGAGGGGGACGAAGGTGAGGGACTACAAGTTTCCTCGGCCTGAGGCGGTATTCAAGCTTCTGTACTTGGAGGGGGAGCGTCAGGAGGGGAGGTGGGGGGAGCGAAAGCTCAAAGGGTTTGCCGAGGCGCGGGAGACTTTGGAAAGGATGCTTGAAGAGCGGTATGCCCCCCGTACACAGACGCTTACACATAAATCTTGA
- a CDS encoding MATE family efflux transporter: MTAMAERWRSILGLALPIIGASLVEIILGLVDTAFLGRLGAGALAAVATASALYSVVVQVVATSAIGYQILAARAFGASDRARVDALYSNAVVLVAAVAALGVLLLFFSLPLLRLIASTEEVAQEALLFLRIRSPSLLFFALGLALRSTLYTAKQAHWVFRASVLSVSANIVLDYLLIFGKLGLPAMGTAGAALASTIATLLGYMYLYWVHLRLKLAAFLPRAAHAHGVREQLRLSGPEMANAFLDYVGTAVLFLFMGQLGTYALAGGRIGFTLLLFFFALAFGLGFAVQILVGHHLGAGRTEDFRKDLHAGHWLGVPTFLLLGFLTYLAREPLALVFTSSPEVVAEAVQALIPVALSLPLMAATMVEVGGLRALGYTQWNMYSNLAVIWFVQMPVAWLLGVKLGLGLEGVFAGFVAYFGVRWLVTHVLLNRGLRRISQADTVSQ, encoded by the coding sequence ATGACGGCGATGGCGGAGAGGTGGCGCTCCATCCTAGGTCTCGCCTTGCCGATTATCGGGGCATCGCTGGTGGAAATAATTCTGGGGCTCGTGGACACCGCCTTTCTGGGAAGGCTGGGTGCAGGCGCCCTGGCAGCCGTCGCCACCGCCTCGGCGCTCTATAGCGTTGTAGTCCAAGTGGTGGCTACCTCCGCGATAGGGTATCAGATCCTGGCCGCCCGGGCCTTTGGGGCCTCGGACCGGGCTCGGGTAGATGCCCTGTACTCCAACGCGGTGGTCCTCGTTGCGGCGGTGGCCGCCTTAGGGGTCTTGCTCCTCTTTTTCTCCCTGCCCTTGCTTCGCCTCATCGCTTCCACGGAGGAGGTGGCGCAGGAAGCGCTCCTTTTCCTGCGGATAAGAAGCCCCTCCCTTCTCTTCTTCGCCCTGGGCCTGGCCCTCCGCAGCACCCTCTACACCGCCAAGCAGGCTCACTGGGTGTTTAGGGCCAGCGTGCTCTCCGTGTCCGCCAACATCGTCCTGGACTACCTTTTGATCTTCGGCAAGCTTGGCCTCCCAGCCATGGGTACGGCAGGTGCGGCCCTGGCCAGCACCATAGCGACGCTTCTGGGGTACATGTATCTGTACTGGGTTCATCTTAGGCTGAAGCTAGCGGCGTTCCTCCCGCGCGCCGCCCATGCCCATGGGGTACGGGAGCAACTCCGGCTTTCCGGGCCCGAGATGGCGAACGCGTTTTTGGACTATGTGGGCACCGCAGTCCTGTTCCTCTTCATGGGGCAGCTCGGCACCTACGCCTTGGCGGGGGGCCGGATCGGTTTCACCCTGCTCCTCTTCTTCTTTGCCCTCGCCTTTGGCCTAGGGTTTGCCGTCCAGATCCTGGTGGGGCACCATCTCGGCGCTGGCAGGACGGAGGACTTCAGGAAGGATCTCCACGCCGGGCACTGGCTGGGCGTACCCACCTTTCTGCTCCTCGGCTTTCTCACCTACCTCGCCCGTGAACCCTTGGCCCTAGTCTTCACCTCCTCGCCGGAAGTTGTGGCTGAGGCGGTCCAGGCGTTGATCCCTGTGGCCCTCTCCTTGCCCTTGATGGCCGCCACCATGGTGGAGGTGGGTGGGCTGAGGGCCCTCGGGTACACCCAGTGGAACATGTACAGCAATTTGGCGGTGATCTGGTTCGTGCAGATGCCCGTGGCCTGGCTTCTGGGAGTGAAGCTTGGCCTCGGCCTCGAGGGGGTATTTGCTGGCTTCGTCGCCTACTTCGGGGTACGGTGGCTGGTCACCCACGTCTTGCTAAACCGGGGCCTCCGCCGTATATCCCAAGCTGATACGGTGAGCCAATGA
- a CDS encoding ThiF family adenylyltransferase has translation MSQLTNRLVKLQGEWRFYLSRNANGVELVAPLKRKRLLLSGLDSNAVLAVLWELSAGVPEDNLIGHLAQVSGLGSHSLQQLLGKLNSYDALLYTTEPIGLQDSGSQYDRQIRYFEAFATNERSAFAMNDNLQKRRVVIVGLGGYGTWLAMMAARMGIRHIIGIDFDHVELSNLNRQVLFTQQDVGRPKTEACAEAIAQIDPNVRFEGHNARINSPLDLISYLEGADLVFNSFGYSPPDFPANSVFQSISQAALVANVPCLHLGGSWIGPLTVPGETPCIECLFKNEKVADIARASFPHIDRPVPSIAPRMAITTGLAVWEAVRFLSKLDEPPSLRNLIILDLHNYTRHALLPIERSEECKLCGPIRKARRSEAP, from the coding sequence ATGAGCCAACTCACCAACCGGCTGGTGAAGCTACAGGGTGAGTGGCGGTTTTACTTGAGCCGCAATGCCAACGGGGTCGAGCTTGTTGCTCCTCTTAAGAGGAAACGGCTTCTCCTCAGCGGATTGGATAGCAATGCCGTACTGGCAGTGCTATGGGAGCTTTCAGCGGGCGTGCCTGAGGATAACCTGATTGGCCACCTGGCGCAGGTATCAGGCCTGGGATCGCATTCGTTACAGCAACTTCTCGGTAAGCTAAATAGCTATGATGCCCTGCTCTATACGACCGAACCCATTGGACTCCAGGACTCCGGATCGCAGTACGACCGTCAGATCCGGTACTTTGAGGCTTTCGCAACCAATGAGCGATCCGCCTTCGCCATGAATGACAACCTTCAGAAGCGACGGGTAGTGATCGTGGGGCTTGGCGGTTATGGGACGTGGCTAGCGATGATGGCTGCCCGGATGGGAATCCGCCACATAATCGGCATCGATTTTGATCATGTCGAATTGAGCAACTTGAACCGCCAAGTTCTTTTCACCCAGCAAGATGTCGGTCGCCCCAAAACGGAAGCCTGCGCAGAGGCAATCGCCCAAATCGATCCTAACGTTAGGTTTGAAGGTCATAATGCCCGCATAAACTCCCCACTGGACCTTATAAGTTACCTGGAAGGAGCCGATCTGGTGTTCAACTCTTTCGGTTACTCTCCCCCAGATTTCCCAGCGAACTCTGTGTTTCAAAGCATCTCCCAAGCTGCCCTGGTTGCGAACGTGCCCTGTTTGCACCTGGGGGGCTCATGGATCGGCCCGCTCACCGTTCCCGGCGAGACGCCCTGTATTGAGTGCCTTTTCAAGAATGAAAAGGTTGCCGACATAGCCCGGGCATCGTTTCCCCATATCGACCGACCCGTCCCTTCTATAGCACCGAGAATGGCCATAACTACTGGTTTGGCGGTTTGGGAAGCCGTCCGTTTCTTATCTAAACTGGATGAGCCACCGTCCCTTCGTAACCTAATCATACTGGACCTTCACAACTACACACGACACGCCCTCCTCCCTATCGAACGTTCTGAAGAGTGCAAGCTCTGCGGGCCTATACGCAAGGCTCGCCGCTCGGAGGCCCCATGA
- a CDS encoding SagB/ThcOx family dehydrogenase, with translation MASVLNELSSTLSIRPWIEGEDTVLLSDAWHGKRFTVQIEALEDFLLVMAGRKPANTRSTQVQHVLRNAGILGEPRATREEALLDHWRKRGWHPSLEFYLWSRQIPYADQNDPDGQIRDRIIAEYLSEQEPPARITVSGRQHKLTPQPRLPRASLLGELLLKRRTVRRYAEGSVSLNRLSGTLWWGLQRLRRLRNLKRSKGRDYLISYGVALDFYVVVYNVEGLQPGVYFYDVVAHSLTEVFLGDLRSEMEKVMFDMPSPRWANWTIVIVADMWQYQWLYRHDRALRNLYIETGRVGQLLILSALAYSQGSLVTPAVSDGRLSELLRLETPRQAPLYTVTSGRLHRKRAGSVREEA, from the coding sequence ATGGCTTCTGTTCTCAATGAATTGTCATCTACACTATCTATCCGACCCTGGATAGAAGGGGAAGATACGGTGCTGCTCTCCGATGCTTGGCATGGCAAACGCTTCACAGTACAGATCGAAGCATTGGAGGATTTTTTGCTAGTAATGGCTGGGCGTAAACCTGCTAATACCCGCTCGACCCAGGTGCAGCATGTTCTAAGGAATGCCGGTATTCTAGGCGAACCTCGTGCAACTCGCGAAGAGGCCCTTCTGGACCACTGGAGGAAACGGGGGTGGCATCCCTCGCTCGAATTCTACCTTTGGTCACGGCAGATTCCTTACGCCGATCAAAACGACCCAGATGGGCAAATTCGTGACCGCATCATCGCGGAATACCTATCGGAGCAGGAGCCCCCTGCCCGTATCACCGTCAGCGGCCGCCAGCACAAGCTAACACCCCAGCCACGCCTACCAAGAGCGAGTCTTCTCGGTGAGCTACTTTTAAAGCGCAGGACCGTTCGGCGGTACGCGGAAGGGAGCGTTTCCCTCAATCGCCTGAGTGGCACCCTGTGGTGGGGGTTACAGCGTCTGCGCCGGCTACGAAACCTAAAGAGGTCAAAGGGGCGTGATTACCTGATTAGTTACGGCGTAGCTCTGGATTTCTATGTGGTGGTGTATAATGTGGAAGGGCTCCAACCAGGTGTATACTTTTATGATGTAGTAGCGCACTCTCTGACAGAGGTCTTTCTCGGCGATCTGCGCTCGGAAATGGAAAAAGTGATGTTCGACATGCCCTCCCCGCGTTGGGCAAATTGGACAATCGTGATTGTTGCTGATATGTGGCAATATCAATGGCTCTACCGCCATGACCGTGCGCTGAGGAACCTCTATATCGAAACCGGCCGGGTGGGCCAACTGCTGATTCTATCAGCTCTAGCCTACTCTCAGGGCAGCTTGGTCACACCTGCAGTCAGCGATGGACGCCTTTCAGAGCTCCTTAGGCTTGAGACGCCTCGACAGGCTCCTTTGTACACCGTTACTTCGGGGAGGCTACATCGGAAGCGGGCAGGGTCGGTCCGGGAGGAGGCATGA
- a CDS encoding SagB/ThcOx family dehydrogenase: MGAPKPADAPSTFEEVIAGTVPVGTLSKDRFLAALSISFNYTGTIPVPWKGAPLFRRTSPSGGARHPSETYVLVRNIEGLPQGWYHLDFGARVLELMREEKVDSAELVTLFPATYGRAPFPVAAIVIVTCVFERNMYRYREPRTFRTVHMDAGHLIETFELVCAANGIRCFTQYGNNDQAIEAKLGLNPLEEGYMLACAVG, encoded by the coding sequence ATGGGTGCCCCGAAACCGGCTGATGCGCCGTCCACCTTTGAGGAAGTCATTGCTGGAACTGTCCCTGTCGGGACCCTTTCAAAAGATCGATTTTTGGCTGCACTGTCCATTAGCTTCAACTATACTGGAACAATACCGGTTCCCTGGAAAGGCGCACCACTTTTTCGCCGAACGAGCCCGTCTGGAGGGGCACGTCATCCGTCCGAAACATATGTTCTGGTTCGCAATATAGAGGGTTTACCGCAAGGTTGGTACCACCTTGACTTTGGAGCTCGAGTGCTCGAGCTCATGCGGGAAGAAAAAGTAGATTCAGCAGAGCTAGTCACGCTGTTTCCGGCAACCTATGGCCGTGCGCCGTTTCCGGTGGCGGCCATCGTCATTGTGACCTGCGTTTTTGAAAGGAATATGTATCGTTATAGGGAGCCACGCACTTTTCGGACAGTACATATGGATGCGGGCCACCTTATTGAGACCTTCGAGCTCGTGTGTGCAGCGAATGGGATACGCTGTTTTACCCAGTACGGGAACAATGATCAAGCTATAGAGGCAAAGCTCGGCCTTAACCCGCTTGAGGAGGGTTATATGCTCGCTTGCGCTGTTGGTTGA
- a CDS encoding ATP cone domain-containing protein codes for MSEVFVRLKRGRWPFSKGLLVEALLPLGVPLEAAQALAHTVEERLKAEGYQEVTPRRLRQVFLEEVGKALGQEAAETLARKTLPFEEILVLAGHRRRPFSKGLLARSLEEAGLSLKEAHELAKRVEERLRAEGIKQISARRLEEVVAQEVGRVKGQAAKRRYLERRAFAGELFVEEEGGEPRMPFSKGILAQSLMGIGLSPEQAYRLAREIEGSLRRAGIQVIRRPELRERVHQALLKEAGEEVARRYLLLRHLRWSARPVHILIGGVTGVGKSVLASALAYRLGITHIVPSDAVREVFRASLSKDLLPTLHLSTFEAWKALMPELSEESHEARVLRGFLDQVARVAVGLRAIQERSALEGTSIVLEGVHVVPRYLGHPYQDRVFTVPMLVYLQDEKLHQDRFHLRDKETGHARPKDKYLAHFAEIRLIQDHLLRWAQEEGVPTIPGEDLDEAVEKAFEVLVAYLEAQGQAEVGRA; via the coding sequence ATGAGCGAGGTCTTCGTGCGCCTCAAGCGGGGGCGGTGGCCCTTCTCCAAGGGGCTATTGGTGGAGGCGCTTTTGCCCTTGGGGGTGCCCCTCGAGGCCGCCCAGGCCCTGGCCCACACGGTGGAAGAGCGGCTCAAGGCGGAAGGCTACCAGGAGGTGACCCCCCGGCGCCTCCGCCAGGTGTTCTTGGAGGAGGTGGGCAAGGCCCTGGGCCAGGAGGCGGCGGAGACCCTGGCCCGCAAGACCCTCCCCTTTGAGGAGATCCTGGTCCTGGCAGGCCATCGGCGCCGCCCCTTCTCCAAGGGGCTTTTGGCGCGAAGCCTGGAGGAGGCGGGGCTTTCCCTCAAGGAAGCCCACGAGCTGGCCAAAAGGGTGGAAGAGCGCCTGCGGGCCGAGGGCATCAAGCAGATTTCCGCCCGCCGCCTGGAAGAGGTGGTGGCGCAGGAGGTGGGCCGGGTAAAGGGTCAGGCGGCCAAGCGGCGCTACCTGGAACGCCGGGCCTTCGCCGGGGAGCTTTTCGTGGAGGAAGAGGGCGGTGAACCCCGCATGCCCTTTTCCAAGGGCATCCTGGCCCAGTCCCTCATGGGCATCGGCCTTTCCCCCGAGCAAGCCTACCGCCTGGCCCGGGAGATCGAAGGGTCGCTTAGGCGGGCGGGCATCCAGGTCATACGGCGCCCGGAGCTGAGGGAAAGGGTCCACCAAGCCCTGCTCAAGGAGGCAGGGGAGGAGGTGGCCCGGCGCTACCTCCTCCTGAGGCACCTGCGCTGGAGCGCCCGCCCGGTGCACATCCTCATCGGGGGAGTGACGGGGGTGGGCAAGAGCGTCTTGGCCTCGGCCTTGGCCTACCGCCTGGGCATCACCCACATCGTTCCCTCAGACGCCGTGCGGGAGGTCTTCCGCGCCTCCTTGTCCAAAGACCTCCTCCCCACCTTGCACCTTTCCACCTTCGAGGCCTGGAAGGCCCTCATGCCCGAGCTTTCCGAGGAAAGCCACGAGGCCAGGGTCCTCCGAGGCTTTTTGGACCAGGTGGCCCGGGTGGCGGTGGGCCTCAGGGCCATCCAGGAAAGGAGCGCCTTGGAGGGCACCTCCATCGTTTTGGAGGGGGTACACGTGGTGCCGCGCTACCTGGGACACCCCTACCAGGACCGGGTCTTCACCGTGCCCATGCTGGTCTACCTGCAAGACGAGAAGCTCCACCAGGACCGCTTCCACCTGCGGGACAAGGAAACGGGCCACGCCCGTCCCAAGGACAAGTACCTGGCCCACTTCGCCGAGATCCGCCTCATCCAAGACCACCTCCTCCGCTGGGCCCAGGAGGAAGGCGTCCCCACCATTCCCGGGGAGGACTTGGACGAAGCGGTGGAAAAGGCCTTTGAGGTGCTGGTGGCTTACCTCGAGGCCCAGGGCCAGGCGGAGGTGGGCCGTGCTTGA
- the thrC gene encoding threonine synthase, whose protein sequence is MRLPLIERYRAYLPVSEKTPVISLLEGFTPLVPLRGPKEARERGIRLFAKYEGLNPTGSFKDRGMTLAVSKAVEAGAEAIACASTGNTAASAAAYAARAGIKAIVVLPAGYVALGKVAQSLVHGARIVQVEGNFDEALRLTRELTERYPVALVNSVNPFRLEGQKTLAFEVVDELGDAPHYHALPVGNAGNITAHWQGYKEYHALGKAKRLPKMLGFQAAGAAPLVLGRPVERPETLATAIRIGNPASWEGAVRAKEESGGLIEAVTDEEILAAYRYLAAEEGLFCEPASAAAMAGVWKLLREGRLEPGSTVVLTLTGHGLKDPATAERVARLDPPVPATLEAVAKAAGLW, encoded by the coding sequence ATGCGCCTCCCCCTCATTGAGCGCTACCGGGCCTACCTGCCCGTCTCGGAGAAGACGCCGGTGATCAGCCTCCTGGAGGGCTTCACCCCCTTAGTCCCCCTAAGGGGCCCCAAGGAGGCTCGGGAACGAGGCATCCGGCTTTTCGCCAAGTACGAGGGCCTAAACCCCACGGGGAGCTTCAAGGACCGGGGGATGACCCTGGCGGTGTCCAAGGCGGTGGAGGCGGGGGCGGAGGCCATCGCCTGCGCCAGCACCGGCAACACCGCCGCCTCGGCCGCCGCCTACGCCGCCCGGGCGGGAATTAAGGCCATCGTGGTCCTGCCCGCAGGGTACGTGGCCCTGGGCAAGGTGGCCCAGAGCCTGGTCCACGGGGCCCGCATCGTCCAGGTGGAGGGAAACTTCGATGAGGCCCTCCGCCTCACCCGTGAGCTCACGGAGCGCTACCCCGTGGCCTTGGTGAACTCCGTGAACCCCTTCCGGTTAGAGGGCCAGAAGACCCTGGCCTTTGAGGTGGTGGACGAGCTGGGGGACGCTCCCCACTACCACGCCCTCCCCGTGGGGAACGCTGGGAACATCACCGCCCACTGGCAGGGCTACAAGGAGTACCACGCCTTGGGAAAGGCCAAACGGCTTCCCAAGATGCTGGGCTTCCAGGCGGCGGGGGCGGCCCCCTTGGTCCTGGGCCGGCCGGTGGAGAGGCCGGAAACCCTGGCCACCGCCATCCGCATCGGCAACCCGGCGAGCTGGGAGGGGGCGGTGCGGGCCAAGGAGGAGTCGGGGGGGCTCATAGAGGCGGTGACGGACGAGGAGATCCTGGCCGCCTACCGCTACCTGGCGGCGGAGGAGGGCCTCTTCTGCGAGCCCGCCAGCGCCGCGGCCATGGCCGGGGTGTGGAAGCTCCTTAGGGAGGGCCGCCTGGAGCCGGGAAGCACTGTGGTCCTCACCCTCACCGGCCACGGGCTCAAGGACCCCGCCACCGCAGAGCGGGTGGCCCGGCTTGACCCCCCGGTGCCCGCTACCCTCGAGGCGGTGGCGAAAGCCGCAGGCCTTTGGTAG
- a CDS encoding homoserine dehydrogenase: protein MERLNLALLGGGTVGSAFYALVQEREEELAALGFTPRFLGVLVRDPKKPRGIPEAFLRVEPFDLLEADVVVEALGGVEAPLRLVLPALEAGIPLITANKALLAEAWDALRPFAEEGLIYHEASVMAGTPALSFLETLRGSEVLELHGILNGTTLYILQEMERGRTYAEALAEAQRLGYAEADPTLDVEGIDAAHKLTLLARLLVDPAFPFGAVESRGITGLTPELLQEAAAQGQRVRLLASLYGEGGRWRARVAPSLLPLEHPLAQARGNALWVRTRPLGEAFVTGPGAGGGATASGLFADLLRLLSGAPGHLPAFRARPPLAEGSPFLEALTR, encoded by the coding sequence ATGGAACGGCTCAACCTCGCCCTCCTCGGGGGCGGTACCGTGGGAAGCGCCTTTTACGCCTTGGTCCAGGAGCGGGAGGAGGAGCTCGCCGCCTTGGGCTTTACCCCCCGCTTCCTTGGGGTACTGGTGCGGGACCCCAAGAAGCCCCGGGGCATCCCCGAGGCCTTCCTACGGGTGGAGCCCTTTGACCTCCTGGAGGCGGACGTGGTGGTGGAGGCCCTCGGGGGGGTGGAGGCCCCCCTAAGGCTCGTCCTCCCCGCCCTGGAGGCGGGCATCCCCCTCATCACCGCCAACAAGGCCCTTTTGGCGGAGGCCTGGGACGCCCTTCGCCCCTTCGCCGAGGAGGGCCTCATCTACCACGAGGCCAGCGTCATGGCGGGCACCCCTGCCCTTTCCTTTTTGGAAACCCTCAGGGGAAGCGAGGTTCTGGAGCTCCACGGCATCCTGAACGGCACCACTCTCTACATCCTCCAAGAGATGGAAAGGGGCCGGACCTACGCAGAGGCCCTGGCCGAGGCCCAGCGCCTGGGCTACGCCGAGGCGGATCCCACCCTGGACGTGGAGGGGATAGACGCCGCCCACAAGCTCACCCTCCTGGCCCGCCTTCTGGTGGACCCCGCCTTTCCCTTTGGGGCGGTGGAGTCCCGGGGCATCACGGGCCTCACCCCGGAGCTTCTCCAGGAGGCGGCGGCCCAGGGCCAGCGGGTGCGCCTTTTGGCGAGCCTCTACGGGGAAGGGGGCAGGTGGCGGGCGAGGGTGGCCCCAAGCCTCCTCCCCCTGGAGCACCCCCTGGCCCAGGCCCGGGGCAACGCCCTTTGGGTGCGGACCCGGCCCCTGGGGGAGGCCTTCGTCACCGGCCCTGGGGCGGGGGGTGGGGCCACGGCCAGCGGGCTTTTCGCCGACCTCCTCCGCCTCCTCTCCGGGGCCCCGGGCCACCTGCCCGCTTTCCGGGCCAGGCCCCCCTTGGCGGAGGGGAGCCCTTTCCTCGAGGCCTTGACCCGCTAG